The Nodosilinea sp. FACHB-141 nucleotide sequence ACATTCTCTTTGGCCAGGGGATTTCGACCATGGGCTGCCTGGTCGATTTGGCCGAGCAAACCGGTGTGATTGTCCGCAAGGGGGCCTGGTATAGCTACGGTGGCGACAACGTCGGCCAGGGCCGCGACAACACAGTGCAGCGCTTGATCGAAGACGCCGACTTCGCCGCCAAGGTGGAGGCCGAGGTGCGTGAAAAGCTGGCCATCAACGGTGCCCCTGTCACGGTCGAAGAGCCCGAGGACGATACCGAAGCCCCTGATGACGCTGCTGAAGCCCTACTTGAGGATGAATAAAGCTGTGGCCAGCGGTGGTTGTTTAGCCACTGGCTCTCACTGAGGGTAGTGACGCTTGAGCACCGCTCGGGGGAGTATGGGGCTACGATTACTACGTTTTCCCTATGGATGCTCCCTCCAATCGCGCTAACTCGGGCACGGGCCTGGCTATTGCCACTGCGATCGCGATCGCAGCTGCGGTGGTGTTTAACACCCTCTTCAACCGCTTCCCGCCTGGGGGGCAAAACGTGGGTCAAATCGCCAACACGGTTTTGGAGGGGGTGCTGATCACTCCAGCCAACTACGCCTTTGCCATCTGGGGAATTATTTACCTGGGCTTATTTGCCTACGCGATCTATCAGTTTCACCCTGAGCGGCGACGGGAGCCTCAGCTTCAGCAAGTCAATAAGCTGCTAATTGTGGCCTGTGTGGTCCAGACGATCTGGATTGTGCTGTTTTCTCTCCAGCAGTTTGGCTGGTCCATTCTGGCCATGCTGGGCATTTTGGTTCCCCTGATTGGCATTTATCTGACGCTGAATATTGGTCTAGATGGTCAGCGACCAGCGTTGGGCCATCGTGTTTCTCGCCGCCGTCGCTGGATGGCGCACATTCCCTTTAGTCTCTATCTGGGTTGGATTGCGGTGGCCACCATCGTCAACGTGGCCTCAGCCCTCTACGCGTCAAGCTGGAGCGGTTGGGGCATTTCGTCGGTGACCTGGACGGTGGCCATGATTGTGGTGGCTGCCATTGTGGCCGAAGTGGTGATCTATCAGCGCGGCGACATCGCCTTTACCCTAGTGTTCGTCTGGGCGTTGGTAGCGATCGCCGTGCGCCAGAGCGATATTCCCGCCATTCGCTGGATGGCGCTGATCGCGGCGGGAGTGCTGGTGTTTTGGCTGGCTCTGGTAAAACGGGGCTGGCCGAAGCGATCACAGGAGTAGCTAGCCGCCATCGCTAACGGAACCGCCTATTCCTCTAGGCTCAACCCGAAGTCAAACCCAGTGGAATAATGGGAGGGTAGCGTTTTTCGCTACAGACCTTTTAACCGCCTTCCCATGACCCCTGAATCCGACTCAATGCAGCCCTGGCTTTCGCTCAAGCGGCTTTTTCTGATAATTGTGACCGCCCTGGTGGGGCTGGTAGTGGTGCAATCGCTGCTGAGTAGCTGGAATGAACCCCAGGTGGCAAGCCAGCTCCAGCTGTATCAAACCGACCTGCTACTAGAGGGCAGTGCCTGGAAGGGAGAGGGGTTGCCCGAAGATCAGTGGCCGGTAATCCGCGAGGGCCTGCTGGGCAAAGACCCTGTAGACAACGCCAAAAAGCAGTATGAGGAGGTGCGGGAGGGAGCCGTTGAGGGCATGGATCGCTGGCGATCCCAAACTGCCCCCACCGATTCCCTCGCCGATGGCACTAACGCGGGCAAGCCCTTGGCCCGGCGACTGCAAAGCGCCTTTGACCAGCAGCAGGCGCTCATTCATCGCCTCGACCTGCGACTGGGCTTGATGGATGCCTACCAGGGCCAGCCCGAGGCCGCCCTGAAGCGTTGGCAACAGGTGCGCGACAGCGACACCGCCCCTGCCCCGGTGGTGCGCACTGCTGATACCCTGATTCGCCTCTGGCAAGACGGTGACGTGCTCCCCGAGGATGAGGCTTGGCTAGAGCAGGCGCTCAACGGCTGGTTTGAGTACCGCGCCCTCGACCAGCTCTACGGGGCGGAAGGTCGAGAGGGCGATCGTACCCAGCTCCAAACCCAGGAGCAAGAGACCGCCCAGGCCAAATTGGTCAAACTGGCTCTGGTGGGCGCATTGCCGACCTTCGGGGCGATTGTAGGCATCGGGCTGATCATTTGGCTGGTGGCCCAGCGAGTGCTGCGGGGCAGCCAGTCGGTGCTGCGCCAAAACGCCGACCGTGGCTGGGAAATTCCCTGGACGGGCGAAATTGTTTGGCAGGTGCTGATCGTCGGCTTTTTCTTTGTCGGTCAGATCTTGCTGCCGTTGGTATTGGGCGGGTTGGGCTTTAGCAGCGGCAGCCTCAGCAGCCGAGGGCGGGCAATTTTTTCACTGGTCTACTACCTGCTGATGGCGGCGGGATCTTTGGCGGTGCTGTGGTGGTCGATTCGCTCCTACCGACCGGTGCCGAAGGAGATGTTTAGCCTGAAGCCCTCGGGAACTGGGCTGCTGTGGGGGCTGGGGGGCTATTTTGTGGCCGTGCCGCTAATGTTTGGGGTGGCGCTGCTCAACCAGCAGATCTGGCAGGGGCAGGGAGGCAGCAATCCGCTGCTGCAAACGGTGCTCGAAGAGCAGGACGGCGTGGCGCTGCTGGTGTTCTTTTTGACGGCGGCGATCGCCGCGCCCCTCTTTGAAGAATTTCTGTTTCGCGGCTTTTTGCTGCCCTCGCTGACTCGCTATATGTCGGTGGGCTGGGCGATCGCCCTCAGCGCCCTAATCTTTGCCGCCGCTCACCTGAGCCTGTCGGAGGTGCTGCCTCTAACTCTGCTAGGGGCGATTCTGGGGTTTGTGTATACGCGATCGCGCACCCTGATCTCACCCATGGTGCTGCACAGCGCTTGGAACAGCGCCACCATGTTGGGTTTGTTTATTCTCGGCGGGTAGCGGCAGGATTTTAGCAGTTAGGCAACCCTTGTAGGTGCACCCTCTCAGAGGATGCACCTACAAGGGTTCGGTCTTCAGAGCATAATAAGTAATATGTTTTCTCACACTTAACCTGTGCATAGACCATGGGTACCTCATCAAACAAGCGTCGAGTTTCAGTCACCATTGATGCCGACTTGTTGGAAGCGATCGATCAAGTCTCTGACAATCGCTCAGCGGTGATCGAAGAAGCCTTGCGATTCTGGCATGTTCAAAAAATCAACGAGAAATTGCAGCAGTATTATCAAACCCAAAGCCAATCTGACCTAGATCACGAAGGGCAGTGGGCCGATTTTGCTTACCACCAGCTTGACGAAGCTCTAGATCATGAAGGGCTTTAGGCGATGGCTGAGCCTTACCCCTTGCAAGGTCAAATTTATCTAATTAAAGCAATCCGTAGCCTGGGCGATACAAAAAAGCGGCCAGCGGTGGTGGTCTCAATCAATGTGCGCAACGAGCTGAGTCAAACCGTGTTGGTAGTACCTTTCACCAGCGATACTCGCAGCGGCGAAACACCCACCCGCATCTTGCTTACAGCCGGTGAAGGAGGGTTAGAAACAGACTCTCTGGCCACCTGCGACCATGTGCTTGCCGTCCGCAAAACCTATTTAGAGCAAGGCCCCTACGGCAGCATCAACCCCCTGTCGCTGCGGCGTATCCAGCAGGGAATTCAAATTGCCATTGGCATCTATCCTGTCGGCGCTATCATGGCCCCATGATCACCCTTCTCCACCTCTCCGACATCCACATGGGTAGCGGGTTTGCCCACGGTCGCCTCAACCCCGAAACCGGCCTCAACACCCGCCTAGAAGACTTCATTGCCGCTCTTACCCGCTGCATCGATCGCGCCTTAGCCGAGCCGGTCGATTTGGTGCTGTTTGGCGGCGATGCCTTTCCCGATGCCACGCCGCCGCCGCTAGTGCAGCAGGCCCTGGCCCGCCAGTTTTGTCGGCTGTCGGCGGCAGGCATCCCCACCGTGCTGCTGGTGGGCAACCATGACCAGCATGCCCAGGGCCTAGGCGGAGCCAGCCTGTCGATCTACAGAACCCTGGGTGTGCCGGATGTGGTGGTGGGCGATCGCCTCGAAACCCACCGCATCGACACTCGCAACGGCCCGGTGCAGGTGGTCACTCTGCCTTGGCTGACCAAATCGACCCTGCTGACCCGCCCCGAAACCGAGGGCTTCTCTATGGCCCAGGTCAACGAGCTACTGCTCGATCGCCTGCGGGTAGCCCTAGAGGGCGAAATTCGCCGCCTCGACCCCGATATTCCCGCTGTTTTGCTGGCCCACGCCATGGTCGATACCGCCACCTACGGGGCCGAGCGATTTTTGGCCACCGGGCGGGGCTTTAATATTCCCATGGCAATGCTGGCCCGCCCCTGCTTTGACTATGTGGCCCTGGGCCATGTGCATCGCTACCAGGTGCTTTGCGAACAGCCGCTAATGATTTACCCCGGCAGCATTGAGCGGGTTGACTTCAGCGAAGAAGCCGAAGAAAAAGGCTATTTATTGGTTCAGGTGAGTAAGGAAAACACCCAGGCCAAGTTTTGTCCCCTGCCCGTGCGCCCCTTCAAAACCATTCAGGTCAACCTCACCGAGGCCGAGCATCCCCAGGCTCGGCTGGAGCGGGCGATCGCCAAAGCGGACATCACCAATGCCGTCGTGCGCTGCCTCTACACCCTGCGAACCGACCAGGTTGACCAAGTCGACCAGTCTGCCCTAGAGACTATTCTGGCCAACGCCCACACCTACACCCTACAACCCGAGCTGAAGGCCCAAACCAACCGCAGCCGCCTGCCCGAACTAGGCACCGACAGCGCCCTTGACCCGTTATCAGCCCTAGGTACCTACCTGGCCAACCGCGACGACCTCAGCGACCTAGCCGAGGCCATGATGTCTGCCGCCGCTGCCTTAATAGCCGACGAAACTGAGGTTGACCTGCCCCCTGAGCCCGCCGACATAGACCTAGATGATTTGGATAGCCTAGTGCTTGAAGAAACCGCCCAGCAGCTGCGACTGCTCTAGCTATCGTCTTAACCGGCTGTAGAACCGCCCCTTGCAGTACCATTGAGCCCAGACCTTGAGCCTAGTGGAATTCTGTCTGCCCATGAACGAGGGCGAGTACCAACGCCGCATTAGCTACCGCTTGTTGCTGACGACCCTGTGGGCAACCCTGCTGCTGCTGGCGGTGCAAGCCATTGGTGGGTGGGCCAGCCAGTCGTTGACCCTGTTGGCCGAGTCGCTGCACACCCTGGTAGATGGGTTCAGCACCGTGCTCAGCCTGGTGGCAGTGACTTCGCCCCAGCGGCAGATGGGCCGTGAGGTGTGGGGTCATGGGCGCGCTGAGGTGGCAGGCACCCTAATCTTGTGCGCTTTTTTGGGGTTTACCGGGGTTAGTTTGCTGCTGATTGCCCTACGTCAGTTGCTTAGCGGCCTCACTGGAGGGGCAACCCCATTTCCCGTAGCGATTGACTCAGCTGTGCTGCGGTTTACGGCGGCGATGGTGATTCTCAATGTGGCCCTGGGCATCTACGCCAGCTATCAGGCCCGCAGCCTCAGTAGCCAAGCCCTCAAGCTCAACACGCGCCACTTTTTAGCCGATGCCTGGCTGAGCATTGTCATGGTCGGGGTGCTGTTGGCGATCTGGCAGGGCCAGCGATGGCTTGACCCGCTCTTTGCCCTGGTGCTGCTGCCCCTAGTGGGCCGCAGCCTGTGGCGAGTGCTGAATGAACAGCTGCCGATGCTGCTGCGCCCGACGGCGATCGCCCCCGAGGCCATCTCCCACATTGCCACCCAGGTAGAGGGTGTAACTCGCTGTACCCGCATTCGCTCGCGGGGCATGGTGGGTCGCCAGGTATGGATTGAGATTCATCTGGTGCTGCACCCCGAATTTGTGGAATCGGCAGAAATTATCGGCGAACAGATCGATGCCCAGCTTCGCCACCGCTATGGCCCCCTCCGTACCCAAGTCTGGGTCGAATCTGCCCGTCCCTACCAGGACGCATTTATGGAGCCAGGCATGCCAAATTACTTACCGCCCTCGTCAAACGGTGGCGGTAGTGACTGGGGTTAGAAGGTTTTAGATTAGCGATTTTTAGTTTTTGGTCAGATCGGCCCGACTTAATCAATGAACTAACCGGCTAACCCATCGCAAATCGATCACCTAAAGCCAAAATTCTCTTGCGCCTACAGGCCCGGATTTGGCCCACTCTGCATTGGCCCCAGGTAACGGGTCAGGTAGGGCGAAAACACCTCATAAATCAGCGTCAACGGCTTGCCCCGATGCCAAAACAGGTAGTGTCGGCCCCAGAACGGCCCAGCCTGACCAAAGGCTTCTTCCAGCGCTGGCGAATCGCCGTAGTAGAGGCCCTGAATGTCGCGGTAAAGCTCGGTGCGCAAGCGGGCTAGGCTAGCCCAGATGGGCAATGATTTGTTTTGCAGGTACTCATCGACATGGCTGGCCTCCCACCAAGAGGCGGCGTAGGCTAGCCGCTGGCCCGAGGCGGTGCGCAGCCACACCTGGCGACGCAGACGGGGGCCAGGCACCACGCGAATGATGTCTGGGGCACCGTCGAGATCCATGCCCACCGGGGTCATATCGATGACATCGACCTCGGTGCGATCGCGCGTCAACAGCTGCAAATGGCGAGTGGGCGAACCATCTCCCAAGAGTAAAATTTGCCAAGCGGGAGCAAGCTGGTCGTGGGGCAGACCTTTTTGCACAGTGGGCTGCCCGGCCTGCCAGCGGGGGGCAAGGGCGTGCCAGTCGCTGGGCACCGCCGGGTCAATGATGGGCTGTAGGGCAGAGGCCAAGGGTGTTACAAAAATTCATGTGTTAGTTCTATGCTATCGCGACAGCCCAACCCTTTCCAGCCGAATCTGAAGAATCGGCGCAAGCTACAGTGGGTCAGTTCAACACGATGTTCACTATTGGGGGAGTGCGCCACCATGGCGGAGGGAATCAAACTAGCGGTCAACGGTACTTTAATGCGGGGTTTGGCGCTGAACCCCAACCTGCTCAATGCCGGGGCCGAGTTTCTCTACGAAGCGGCCACTACTCCCTACTACCGCCTGTGGTCCATCGACGATGTTCACCCGGCTATGGTGCGGGTCAGTCAGGGGGGGATCGCCGTAGCGCTAGAGGTGTGGCAGGTGCCCCCCGATGGGTTGGTGCAGGTGCTGCTGCAAGAGCCGCCGGGGCTGAGCATTGGCAAAGTGCCTCTATCTACCGGCGAAACGGTGCTGGGCGTGCTGGGTGAACCCGTGCTGTGTGAAGGCCAGCGCGAGATTTCGACCTACGGCGGCTGGCGATCGTACTGTGCCGCACTAGAGCGAGAGGCAGTGCCCCATTCAAAGCTGTCTCAGTAGAGTGAACGGCTTTATTCTGAAAATACACGCCAAGTCAGGGAAAAATTTTGCTGATCTAACGTGCAACTGCAAGTTAATAGGCTAGCAGGATTCAACGTTGAATCCTGCTAGCCTATTAACTCAATGCTCACATTCAGCTTAGTCCCCGAGCTTGGGATTCGATTTGAACCCTACTCCACCGTCAGCAGAAAACGGCCGCGATCGCCTGCCTCGAAGCTGTTGACTATCACAGAGTAGGTGCCGTCGCTAGGTAGTGTAACCGCAAGTTCAGAATTGGTATTGTCGGGGCTGGCGTCGTCGTTTTCGGCGAGGCGGTTGCGACCTTCGTCGAGCAAAATCAGGTAGGTGTCGAAGTCAGGGCTCTCTAGCCGCAAGCGCACTCTCTGCCCCGCCCGACCTCTAAAGCTGAATTCTTGGTAGTAGGAGCCATCTTGCAGGGTGTCATCATCAGGCCCTAGATTGCCCTGCTGCCGCAGTAGCGCACCG carries:
- a CDS encoding ribbon-helix-helix domain-containing protein, with the protein product MGTSSNKRRVSVTIDADLLEAIDQVSDNRSAVIEEALRFWHVQKINEKLQQYYQTQSQSDLDHEGQWADFAYHQLDEALDHEGL
- a CDS encoding cation diffusion facilitator family transporter, which produces MNEGEYQRRISYRLLLTTLWATLLLLAVQAIGGWASQSLTLLAESLHTLVDGFSTVLSLVAVTSPQRQMGREVWGHGRAEVAGTLILCAFLGFTGVSLLLIALRQLLSGLTGGATPFPVAIDSAVLRFTAAMVILNVALGIYASYQARSLSSQALKLNTRHFLADAWLSIVMVGVLLAIWQGQRWLDPLFALVLLPLVGRSLWRVLNEQLPMLLRPTAIAPEAISHIATQVEGVTRCTRIRSRGMVGRQVWIEIHLVLHPEFVESAEIIGEQIDAQLRHRYGPLRTQVWVESARPYQDAFMEPGMPNYLPPSSNGGGSDWG
- the sbcD gene encoding exonuclease subunit SbcD, translating into MITLLHLSDIHMGSGFAHGRLNPETGLNTRLEDFIAALTRCIDRALAEPVDLVLFGGDAFPDATPPPLVQQALARQFCRLSAAGIPTVLLVGNHDQHAQGLGGASLSIYRTLGVPDVVVGDRLETHRIDTRNGPVQVVTLPWLTKSTLLTRPETEGFSMAQVNELLLDRLRVALEGEIRRLDPDIPAVLLAHAMVDTATYGAERFLATGRGFNIPMAMLARPCFDYVALGHVHRYQVLCEQPLMIYPGSIERVDFSEEAEEKGYLLVQVSKENTQAKFCPLPVRPFKTIQVNLTEAEHPQARLERAIAKADITNAVVRCLYTLRTDQVDQVDQSALETILANAHTYTLQPELKAQTNRSRLPELGTDSALDPLSALGTYLANRDDLSDLAEAMMSAAAALIADETEVDLPPEPADIDLDDLDSLVLEETAQQLRLL
- a CDS encoding glutamyl-tRNA amidotransferase, translating into MAEGIKLAVNGTLMRGLALNPNLLNAGAEFLYEAATTPYYRLWSIDDVHPAMVRVSQGGIAVALEVWQVPPDGLVQVLLQEPPGLSIGKVPLSTGETVLGVLGEPVLCEGQREISTYGGWRSYCAALEREAVPHSKLSQ
- a CDS encoding tryptophan-rich sensory protein; translated protein: MDAPSNRANSGTGLAIATAIAIAAAVVFNTLFNRFPPGGQNVGQIANTVLEGVLITPANYAFAIWGIIYLGLFAYAIYQFHPERRREPQLQQVNKLLIVACVVQTIWIVLFSLQQFGWSILAMLGILVPLIGIYLTLNIGLDGQRPALGHRVSRRRRWMAHIPFSLYLGWIAVATIVNVASALYASSWSGWGISSVTWTVAMIVVAAIVAEVVIYQRGDIAFTLVFVWALVAIAVRQSDIPAIRWMALIAAGVLVFWLALVKRGWPKRSQE
- a CDS encoding type II toxin-antitoxin system PemK/MazF family toxin translates to MAEPYPLQGQIYLIKAIRSLGDTKKRPAVVVSINVRNELSQTVLVVPFTSDTRSGETPTRILLTAGEGGLETDSLATCDHVLAVRKTYLEQGPYGSINPLSLRRIQQGIQIAIGIYPVGAIMAP
- a CDS encoding chorismate lyase, whose amino-acid sequence is MASALQPIIDPAVPSDWHALAPRWQAGQPTVQKGLPHDQLAPAWQILLLGDGSPTRHLQLLTRDRTEVDVIDMTPVGMDLDGAPDIIRVVPGPRLRRQVWLRTASGQRLAYAASWWEASHVDEYLQNKSLPIWASLARLRTELYRDIQGLYYGDSPALEEAFGQAGPFWGRHYLFWHRGKPLTLIYEVFSPYLTRYLGPMQSGPNPGL
- a CDS encoding CPBP family intramembrane glutamic endopeptidase; the encoded protein is MTPESDSMQPWLSLKRLFLIIVTALVGLVVVQSLLSSWNEPQVASQLQLYQTDLLLEGSAWKGEGLPEDQWPVIREGLLGKDPVDNAKKQYEEVREGAVEGMDRWRSQTAPTDSLADGTNAGKPLARRLQSAFDQQQALIHRLDLRLGLMDAYQGQPEAALKRWQQVRDSDTAPAPVVRTADTLIRLWQDGDVLPEDEAWLEQALNGWFEYRALDQLYGAEGREGDRTQLQTQEQETAQAKLVKLALVGALPTFGAIVGIGLIIWLVAQRVLRGSQSVLRQNADRGWEIPWTGEIVWQVLIVGFFFVGQILLPLVLGGLGFSSGSLSSRGRAIFSLVYYLLMAAGSLAVLWWSIRSYRPVPKEMFSLKPSGTGLLWGLGGYFVAVPLMFGVALLNQQIWQGQGGSNPLLQTVLEEQDGVALLVFFLTAAIAAPLFEEFLFRGFLLPSLTRYMSVGWAIALSALIFAAAHLSLSEVLPLTLLGAILGFVYTRSRTLISPMVLHSAWNSATMLGLFILGG